The following proteins are co-located in the Firmicutes bacterium HGW-Firmicutes-1 genome:
- the rpoN gene encoding RNA polymerase sigma-54 factor, giving the protein MNTSQGNQLIQNQRLTLTPKMIEELKLLHMCSIELCQYIGEVLNENPLLESDQKNDWIEKHAEYCRLNNEKTYANFNDADQASIDYTEYTEAPISLRQYLISQLGEIKIDCLSRKIAEYIIQCIDDKGYFEENLSEVGISIGAPLKRVVKALKLVQNLEPAGIGARNLKECLLLQLKRRNIMNPELKMIIEGHLDLLAEHRYKEIAKRISIKEEQVISLHQVLRDLNPKPGIQFSGHTMNYVIPELIVNERDGKYIVEFIDELVPLLKINTFYKGLMKSTECGSEEMNYIKTKIMKATEIIQAIEQRKKTILATANFIVQYQEGFFRKGYSYLKPMTMKMVSSSMGVHESTISRTVNQKYIQTSRGIFELKFFFSSSLEASGGQDVSSTSVKELIKLLVLEENKKTPLSDMDIVTRLKEKGIHIARRTISKYREELMIPSSSKRKL; this is encoded by the coding sequence ATGAATACTTCTCAAGGAAATCAGCTAATACAAAATCAGCGCTTGACACTTACCCCTAAAATGATAGAAGAACTGAAACTATTGCATATGTGTAGCATTGAATTATGCCAATATATTGGGGAGGTATTAAATGAAAATCCGCTACTAGAGAGTGATCAAAAGAATGATTGGATAGAAAAACATGCTGAATATTGTCGTCTAAACAATGAAAAGACATATGCGAATTTTAATGACGCTGATCAAGCTTCAATAGATTATACTGAATATACGGAAGCGCCTATATCTCTAAGGCAGTATTTGATTTCACAGCTAGGTGAAATTAAGATAGATTGTTTATCCAGAAAGATTGCAGAGTATATTATTCAATGCATAGATGATAAGGGTTATTTTGAAGAAAATCTTTCGGAAGTTGGAATATCAATAGGTGCACCCTTAAAAAGAGTTGTAAAAGCATTAAAGCTTGTTCAGAATTTAGAACCAGCAGGTATAGGTGCAAGAAATCTAAAAGAATGTTTGCTATTGCAGTTAAAAAGAAGAAATATAATGAATCCTGAATTGAAAATGATCATTGAAGGGCATCTTGATTTATTGGCTGAGCATCGCTATAAGGAGATTGCTAAAAGGATTTCTATTAAAGAAGAGCAGGTTATAAGTTTACATCAAGTTTTAAGAGATTTAAATCCAAAGCCAGGAATACAATTTTCAGGGCATACAATGAACTATGTTATACCTGAGTTGATCGTTAATGAGAGAGATGGTAAATATATAGTAGAGTTTATTGATGAATTAGTTCCATTACTTAAAATTAACACCTTTTATAAAGGATTAATGAAAAGTACAGAGTGTGGCTCAGAGGAAATGAACTATATTAAAACAAAAATTATGAAAGCCACCGAAATTATTCAAGCCATTGAACAAAGAAAAAAGACGATCTTGGCAACGGCAAATTTTATTGTTCAATATCAGGAAGGTTTTTTTAGAAAGGGGTATTCTTATCTGAAGCCAATGACGATGAAAATGGTTTCGAGTAGTATGGGTGTTCATGAGTCAACAATTAGTAGAACTGTAAATCAAAAATATATACAAACGAGTAGAGGTATTTTTGAACTAAAGTTCTTTTTTTCTTCTAGTCTAGAGGCATCAGGAGGTCAAGATGTTTCATCTACATCTGTGAAAGAGCTTATTAAGTTGCTGGTACTTGAAGAGAATAAAAAAACCCCCTTAAGTGACATGGATATTGTTACTAGGCTTAAAGAGAAGGGTATTCATATTGCAAGAAGAACTATATCAAAATATAGGGAAGAGCTTATGATTCCTTCTTCAAGTAAGCGGAAATTATAA